One genomic segment of Rivularia sp. PCC 7116 includes these proteins:
- a CDS encoding DUF2254 domain-containing protein, whose product MKNIRLGKLWDSLNSSYWFVPTVMTTISTLLAFFLLRLDRLSFYGPLEKWGWIYTGSADGARGVLSTVAGSTIGITATAFSITIVALQLASSNFGPRILRNFMQDIGNKIVLGSFISTFVYSLLVLRAIYGSAEDRNQFVPHLSVTVGIVLAIFCTGVLIYFIHHASTIIQVSYVISQISQELDSTIEKLYPQKIGYSEPEHKHSQKLIPDNFDREAFPVRASKKGYVQAVDTDKLMDIACKHNLMVKILTHPGKFVIQGGYLVKILSMASDNYKTPDFKDIQKQIQQAFILGRERNEQQDVEFPINQLVEIALRALSPSLNDPFTAIRCIDHLSAGLSRLAQTNFPSPYRYDGFDNLRVIAYPVTFAGLTDAAFNQIRQNCCGDVAVTVRLLESIAVIAEYTENSQHKKALRRHADLILKGSRQELAFEEDKQDVEQRYAAVLKANGE is encoded by the coding sequence ATGAAAAATATCAGACTCGGTAAACTGTGGGATTCCCTTAACTCCAGCTATTGGTTTGTACCCACGGTGATGACAACTATATCTACCTTGCTAGCGTTTTTTTTACTCAGATTAGATAGATTAAGTTTCTACGGCCCTTTAGAAAAGTGGGGTTGGATTTATACAGGTAGTGCAGACGGTGCCCGTGGCGTACTTTCAACGGTAGCAGGTTCGACAATAGGCATTACTGCAACGGCTTTTTCTATCACTATTGTGGCGCTTCAGTTGGCTTCCTCAAATTTTGGTCCTCGAATTCTGCGTAATTTTATGCAGGATATAGGTAATAAAATTGTACTTGGTAGTTTTATTAGTACTTTTGTTTATTCTTTATTGGTATTGCGAGCAATCTATGGAAGCGCTGAGGATAGAAATCAATTTGTGCCACATCTTTCGGTAACGGTAGGAATTGTTTTAGCCATATTCTGCACCGGAGTGCTGATTTACTTTATTCATCATGCATCAACTATTATTCAGGTTTCCTATGTCATTTCCCAAATCAGCCAGGAATTAGATAGCACTATAGAAAAGTTATATCCTCAAAAAATTGGTTATAGCGAACCCGAGCATAAGCATTCTCAAAAACTGATTCCAGATAATTTTGATCGTGAAGCCTTTCCCGTCAGAGCTTCAAAAAAAGGTTATGTGCAAGCGGTTGATACCGATAAATTGATGGATATCGCCTGCAAACATAATTTGATGGTGAAAATATTAACTCATCCGGGAAAATTTGTAATTCAGGGGGGCTACTTAGTCAAAATTCTTTCGATGGCAAGCGATAATTACAAAACACCCGATTTTAAAGACATTCAAAAGCAGATTCAGCAAGCATTTATTTTAGGTAGAGAACGTAACGAACAGCAAGATGTTGAATTTCCCATCAATCAATTGGTAGAAATAGCTCTACGTGCTTTATCTCCGAGTCTTAACGATCCTTTCACTGCGATTCGCTGCATAGATCATCTTAGCGCGGGGCTTTCTCGTTTAGCTCAAACAAATTTTCCTTCTCCTTATCGTTACGATGGTTTTGACAATCTCAGAGTAATCGCTTATCCGGTAACATTTGCAGGATTAACCGATGCTGCTTTTAATCAAATTCGCCAAAATTGCTGCGGCGATGTAGCAGTAACTGTGCGTTTATTAGAATCTATTGCAGTTATTGCCGAATATACTGAAAATTCTCAACACAAAAAAGCTTTGCGTCGTCATGCAGATTTGATATTGAAAGGTAGTCGCCAAGAATTAGCTTTCGAGGAAGACAAGCAAGATGTTGAACAACGTTATGCAGCCGTACTTAAAGCGAATGGGGAATAG
- a CDS encoding mechanosensitive ion channel family protein — protein MIIAQAPSATENAKEEITSAWDRTLQLYQDAIDRLPSIILAIIVFIVFFLIARAVKRLIRRFTRHRRNARSLGMVLGRLAQGVIILIGSFVALTIVIPSFKIGDLVQLFGISGVAIGFAFRDILQNFLAGILILLTEPFEINDQIVFKSFEGTVENIETRATTIRTYDGRRIVIPNAELFTNSVTVNTAFEHRRIQYDFGIGYGDDIDFAKQLILEAIRETDGVLNDPPPDAIVVELADFTVNIRGRWWINPPRRADALDFRDRVLSAVKNKLTANGIDMPFPTQQILFHDQTEETDGDRNRQREGWPAAARGEVPNSRNIAGSLSRLIKNQSRNRDGDASNASIIDK, from the coding sequence ATGATAATTGCACAAGCTCCGTCTGCGACAGAAAATGCCAAAGAGGAAATAACTTCAGCTTGGGATAGGACTCTACAACTGTATCAAGATGCTATCGATAGATTGCCAAGTATAATCTTGGCAATTATTGTTTTTATAGTTTTTTTTCTAATTGCTAGAGCCGTAAAAAGATTAATTAGAAGATTTACGCGCCATCGTCGCAATGCTCGCAGTTTAGGGATGGTTTTAGGACGTTTGGCGCAGGGTGTAATTATATTAATTGGTTCCTTTGTAGCGCTAACAATTGTTATTCCTTCGTTTAAGATTGGCGATTTGGTGCAATTGTTTGGAATCAGTGGGGTGGCAATTGGTTTTGCTTTCCGGGATATTCTGCAAAACTTTCTCGCGGGAATTCTAATTTTACTTACCGAGCCTTTTGAAATTAACGACCAAATTGTATTTAAAAGCTTTGAAGGAACTGTAGAAAATATTGAGACAAGGGCAACTACAATTAGAACTTATGATGGTCGTCGGATTGTGATTCCGAATGCTGAATTATTTACCAATTCCGTTACCGTGAACACTGCTTTTGAACACCGACGTATACAATACGATTTTGGCATCGGCTATGGGGATGATATTGACTTTGCCAAACAGTTAATTTTAGAAGCAATAAGGGAAACTGATGGTGTACTTAACGACCCCCCACCGGATGCGATTGTAGTCGAATTAGCGGACTTTACCGTCAACATTCGCGGTAGATGGTGGATAAATCCTCCTCGCCGTGCCGATGCATTAGACTTTCGCGATCGCGTACTTAGTGCAGTTAAAAATAAGTTAACGGCTAACGGCATTGATATGCCATTCCCAACTCAACAAATTTTATTCCACGATCAAACTGAAGAAACAGACGGGGACAGAAATCGTCAGCGAGAGGGATGGCCAGCAGCAGCTCGCGGGGAAGTTCCCAACAGCCGCAATATCGCCGGTTCTTTAAGCCGACTGATAAAAAACCAATCCCGAAATAGAGACGGTGACGCTAGCAATGCTTCAATTATTGATAAGTAA
- a CDS encoding TspO/MBR family protein, translating to MLKPWMIIGAVTVVVALGSNIIRPKDIKWFKRLQRPSWLTFEKLIPVIWTVIFICGAWSAYIIWESEPGSSQTWFLMGFYLLLEIVVVAFTPVSLWLQSMKVGAIVGGIGFVIGLILTLFVLQISGWAALLLVPYLIWSPIGTFTAWKIHQLNQ from the coding sequence ATGTTAAAACCTTGGATGATAATCGGAGCCGTAACTGTAGTAGTGGCTCTCGGAAGTAATATAATTAGACCAAAGGATATCAAATGGTTTAAGCGGTTGCAAAGACCGAGTTGGTTAACATTTGAAAAATTAATTCCGGTAATTTGGACGGTAATTTTTATCTGTGGTGCTTGGTCTGCTTATATAATTTGGGAAAGCGAACCAGGTAGTTCGCAAACTTGGTTTTTAATGGGTTTCTATCTACTACTTGAAATTGTTGTTGTTGCTTTCACTCCGGTTTCACTTTGGTTGCAAAGTATGAAAGTAGGGGCAATTGTGGGAGGTATTGGATTTGTTATTGGATTAATTCTGACTTTGTTTGTTTTACAAATATCCGGTTGGGCTGCATTATTATTAGTGCCTTATTTAATATGGAGTCCTATCGGTACTTTTACAGCTTGGAAAATTCATCAATTGAATCAGTAA
- a CDS encoding RNA polymerase sigma factor, RpoD/SigA family: protein MQPVIDRGQNNASATQRLNTDTVRSFLVQIGRVPLLSREEEIFFAQRVKQLMELLQVKEDLTEKSSSEPSLSTWANAVEMTPTQLQETLDNGEIARQKMIEANLRLVVAIAKKYQHRNLEFVDLIQEGTLGLQRGVEKFDPDKGYKFSTYAYWWIRQAITRALDQKSRSIRLPIHVCQTLKKIKKARRDLTQQLGRNPTISEISSHVSLKPAQIQDYLHMSRQPVSLDLRVGEGQDTELQDLLEDTNSSIDDYVNSQSLKECLDEMLVELTPQQREVVNLHFGLSDGRELTLTEVAKRMDISHTRVRQLQRQAIARLRRKKMKVKSFMAS from the coding sequence ATGCAACCAGTAATCGATAGGGGACAAAATAACGCATCCGCCACTCAAAGACTAAATACAGATACCGTAAGGTCTTTTTTAGTCCAAATTGGGCGCGTACCATTGTTATCTCGTGAAGAAGAAATATTTTTTGCTCAACGAGTTAAGCAGTTGATGGAATTGCTGCAAGTGAAAGAAGATTTAACAGAAAAATCAAGCTCCGAACCCAGCTTATCTACTTGGGCAAATGCAGTAGAAATGACACCAACTCAACTCCAAGAAACTCTCGATAATGGAGAAATCGCCCGACAAAAAATGATTGAAGCTAACTTACGCTTAGTTGTGGCGATCGCTAAAAAATATCAGCATCGGAATTTGGAGTTTGTCGATCTAATTCAAGAAGGAACTTTGGGTTTACAAAGAGGAGTAGAAAAGTTCGATCCAGACAAAGGTTATAAATTTTCTACTTACGCTTATTGGTGGATTAGACAAGCAATTACCCGCGCCTTAGATCAAAAAAGTCGTTCTATCCGTTTGCCGATTCATGTATGTCAAACTCTGAAAAAAATCAAAAAAGCGCGTCGCGATTTAACTCAACAATTAGGACGTAATCCGACAATCAGCGAGATTAGTTCCCATGTGTCTTTAAAACCTGCCCAAATTCAAGATTATTTACACATGTCCCGTCAACCCGTATCCTTAGATTTACGAGTTGGTGAAGGACAAGACACCGAACTGCAAGACTTACTCGAAGATACAAATTCTTCCATAGATGATTACGTCAACAGCCAATCATTAAAAGAATGTCTTGACGAAATGCTTGTAGAATTGACACCGCAACAAAGAGAAGTCGTCAACTTGCATTTTGGCTTAAGCGACGGACGCGAATTAACATTAACAGAAGTTGCAAAGCGTATGGACATTTCTCATACCAGAGTTCGACAACTACAGCGTCAAGCAATCGCTCGTTTGCGTCGCAAAAAAATGAAAGTAAAAAGTTTTATGGCAAGTTGA
- a CDS encoding GMC oxidoreductase: MQQYYDIIIIGTGAGGRTITYDLLLRSASENYLQRLAFFAALVGRNLVKRNTTNLYAIPAVKKETFFHKTLVINDFYFGSIGYVKPLRHKWAIMRESFLLWAPNSLLKVFANLYVNWSMQSEDLPNVENRVEIAKNKQIKVYYLSNNQKVHRRLRYQFEKILRNARFPRTFGILMPLKILNYQGGACRLGSDSTLNVLNVKCRSHDIDSLYVVDSSFFPSIGAMNPTLTIIANALRVAEHLKQRLNVNLDSRALV, translated from the coding sequence ATGCAACAATATTACGACATAATAATTATAGGAACTGGTGCTGGAGGTAGAACCATTACTTATGATTTATTGTTGCGTTCGGCATCTGAAAATTATCTCCAAAGGTTGGCATTTTTTGCGGCATTGGTAGGGCGTAATTTAGTCAAGCGTAATACAACTAATCTTTATGCGATTCCTGCAGTTAAAAAAGAAACATTTTTTCATAAAACACTAGTAATTAATGATTTTTATTTCGGTTCAATCGGATATGTAAAACCATTAAGGCATAAATGGGCGATAATGCGAGAATCTTTTCTACTATGGGCACCTAACAGTTTATTGAAAGTTTTTGCCAATCTTTATGTTAATTGGTCGATGCAAAGTGAGGACTTACCCAATGTTGAAAATCGTGTCGAAATAGCAAAAAACAAACAAATAAAAGTTTATTATCTTTCAAATAACCAAAAAGTTCATCGTCGTTTGCGATATCAATTTGAGAAAATACTTCGCAATGCTCGATTCCCGAGAACTTTCGGGATACTAATGCCTTTAAAAATTCTGAATTATCAGGGAGGAGCTTGCCGACTTGGTAGTGACTCAACACTTAACGTCCTCAATGTAAAATGTCGTAGCCACGATATAGATAGTCTTTATGTGGTAGATTCAAGTTTCTTCCCTTCAATTGGGGCAATGAATCCGACATTGACAATAATAGCTAATGCCTTAAGAGTAGCCGAACATCTGAAACAAAGATTGAATGTCAATTTAGATTCTAGGGCTTTAGTTTAG
- a CDS encoding SDR family oxidoreductase: protein MTQSKEFRPTPEQIPGQKLDYPAKQSDMTPQPDSDLSNYRAAGKLQGKVALITGGDSGIGRAVAIAYAMEGADVAIIYNQNDEDAQTTQEAVEKRQQNCLNIKADVRDFEACRQAVEQTIKKYGKLNILVNNAAYQMVQEKFEDLSIEQFQLTIETNVYGYFYMVKAALPHLQEGDAIINTGSIVGKIGKQFLIDYSTSKGAVHTFTKSLALNLAERKIRVNAVVPGPVWTPNIPATMPEEMVENFDKDSALKRAGQPEELAPAYVLLASQDGSFITGALVDVTGGQLSS, encoded by the coding sequence ATGACACAAAGTAAAGAATTTCGACCAACTCCAGAGCAGATACCCGGACAAAAATTAGATTACCCTGCCAAGCAGTCGGATATGACACCCCAGCCCGACAGCGATTTATCTAATTATCGAGCTGCTGGTAAATTGCAAGGTAAAGTGGCTCTAATTACAGGTGGTGACTCCGGAATTGGTAGGGCTGTAGCTATTGCCTATGCAATGGAAGGGGCTGATGTGGCGATTATTTATAATCAAAATGATGAAGATGCTCAAACTACCCAGGAAGCTGTTGAAAAGAGGCAGCAAAACTGTTTAAATATCAAGGCAGATGTCCGCGATTTTGAAGCTTGCCGTCAAGCAGTAGAACAGACTATCAAAAAATATGGCAAGCTGAATATTTTAGTGAATAATGCAGCTTATCAAATGGTGCAAGAAAAGTTCGAGGATTTAAGCATTGAACAATTTCAACTTACTATCGAAACCAACGTTTACGGCTATTTTTATATGGTGAAAGCGGCGCTACCTCATCTCCAAGAAGGCGACGCTATAATTAATACAGGTAGTATTGTAGGTAAAATTGGGAAGCAATTTCTAATTGATTATTCTACTAGTAAAGGTGCAGTTCATACTTTTACTAAATCCTTGGCATTAAATTTAGCAGAACGAAAAATTAGAGTTAATGCTGTAGTTCCCGGTCCTGTATGGACACCAAATATTCCGGCGACTATGCCAGAAGAAATGGTAGAAAACTTTGATAAGGATTCAGCTTTAAAGCGTGCGGGACAGCCAGAAGAACTAGCACCAGCTTACGTATTGTTAGCATCTCAAGACGGTAGTTTTATTACTGGTGCCCTTGTTGATGTAACCGGCGGACAGCTATCGAGTTAA
- a CDS encoding ChaB family protein — MSDYKAERTITAVFKQQDQVDKVIRRLLDRGVSRDHISVMGNNFQSETRISGFISKKDVIFGGLRSGAIFGSLFGSLLGLLSGVGVLFIPFVGSVVAAGPIGGALLGAASGALAGSAGAGLASVLVTLGMPKEKAAIYETRLKAGEFIVMAEVPTNKTGEISLLMESAGGEETHTSESTLPRACPDGCNNPQDLAPEVRSHLSEDAQKTFIERYKAVFDKLKDESKAEEAAWNAVHEKYEEDENGIWSEQKVIT, encoded by the coding sequence ATGTCCGATTACAAAGCAGAGCGTACTATTACAGCCGTATTTAAACAGCAAGACCAAGTTGATAAGGTCATTCGTCGTTTATTAGATAGAGGTGTATCCCGCGACCATATTTCGGTTATGGGGAATAACTTTCAATCTGAAACTAGAATTTCGGGTTTTATTTCTAAGAAAGACGTAATATTTGGCGGATTGAGATCCGGCGCAATTTTTGGTTCTTTGTTCGGTTCGTTATTAGGTTTGCTTTCTGGTGTAGGCGTGCTGTTTATTCCCTTCGTAGGCTCGGTTGTAGCAGCAGGTCCCATCGGTGGAGCGCTTTTGGGGGCTGCCAGTGGTGCTTTAGCGGGTAGCGCTGGTGCAGGTTTAGCATCGGTATTGGTGACTTTAGGTATGCCCAAGGAGAAAGCTGCTATTTACGAAACTCGCTTGAAAGCTGGGGAGTTTATTGTAATGGCAGAAGTACCTACAAATAAAACAGGAGAGATTTCACTGCTTATGGAAAGCGCGGGTGGCGAAGAAACTCATACCAGTGAATCTACTTTACCTCGTGCTTGTCCTGATGGCTGCAACAATCCGCAAGATTTAGCCCCTGAAGTACGTTCTCATTTATCGGAAGACGCTCAAAAAACTTTTATCGAACGCTACAAAGCTGTATTTGATAAATTGAAAGATGAAAGTAAAGCAGAAGAAGCAGCTTGGAATGCAGTTCACGAAAAATATGAAGAAGATGAAAATGGAATTTGGTCTGAACAAAAGGTAATTACTTAA
- a CDS encoding Dps family protein: protein MRSINIGLTEEQRKGVCELLNNDLADAYLLLVKTKKYHWDVVGPQFRSLHTLWEEHYQALTTNIDSIAERVRALGGFPVGTMEGFLKLTSLKENPETLPLATQMVSSLVDDHEQVIRNLRGHIDACGDKFHDEGTADFLTGLMEGHEEMAWMLRSFIEGESLQADGKAPTKAAAGVN, encoded by the coding sequence ATGCGAAGCATTAATATTGGACTAACAGAAGAACAACGTAAAGGCGTTTGCGAACTATTAAATAATGACTTAGCAGACGCTTACTTATTATTAGTTAAAACTAAAAAGTACCACTGGGATGTAGTCGGACCTCAGTTCCGCAGTTTGCATACTCTATGGGAAGAACACTATCAAGCTTTAACCACAAACATCGACTCTATAGCAGAACGAGTTCGTGCTTTAGGTGGCTTCCCCGTAGGTACTATGGAAGGATTTTTGAAGTTAACTTCTTTGAAAGAAAATCCAGAAACTTTACCTTTAGCAACTCAAATGGTATCTAGCTTAGTTGATGACCACGAACAAGTTATCCGTAACTTGCGCGGACATATTGATGCTTGTGGCGATAAATTCCATGATGAAGGTACCGCTGATTTTCTTACCGGTTTAATGGAAGGACATGAAGAAATGGCTTGGATGTTACGTTCCTTTATTGAAGGAGAATCTCTACAAGCAGACGGTAAAGCACCTACAAAAGCTGCCGCAGGTGTTAACTAG
- a CDS encoding CsbD family protein, which translates to MKSNKSKNKLHIVKHYCLSVFSCVLLLSTVWFGVWFDSSQPAIANPISNYPQQIIAANPLKGAGDKIEGNAEQAVGQAQRNLGKITGQTEGAAKEAKGLAKEAKGNVKQGIEKTKSAVEDASDNVEEGSENAIDAIKDFFGN; encoded by the coding sequence ATGAAATCCAACAAAAGTAAAAATAAATTACATATAGTAAAGCATTACTGTCTATCAGTTTTTAGCTGTGTTTTACTATTAAGTACCGTATGGTTTGGTGTATGGTTTGATTCCTCACAACCAGCCATTGCTAACCCCATTAGTAACTATCCACAACAAATAATTGCAGCTAATCCTTTAAAGGGCGCGGGCGATAAAATTGAGGGTAATGCAGAGCAAGCAGTAGGGCAAGCTCAACGAAACTTAGGAAAAATTACCGGACAAACAGAAGGTGCGGCAAAAGAAGCAAAAGGCTTAGCAAAAGAAGCAAAGGGTAATGTTAAACAAGGAATTGAAAAAACTAAATCTGCTGTAGAAGATGCTTCCGATAACGTAGAGGAAGGCAGCGAAAATGCAATTGATGCTATCAAAGATTTTTTTGGTAACTAA
- a CDS encoding NACHT domain-containing protein gives MSKNTSFFPTFSLNIVARLAIVLLCVSSSLMIGDISWGTNSCQKKDVNTLLKCLSQDDEILRDDVIELLKQIRKSENADPLLLEAALTNKKLLVRSGVKQVFENTNEEVPEHLITTLKDTKDATIRRRAIILLSQINWKMESKSDEIMKQLSQDLNKNKTDVTLLRNATYTIGKIYQELYQKNVTDENSNTDTSKIIIHLTELLKFSNPKYNNVVQNTADALGKICQYKIKNINQNKEEAQLCQDEVIQGLNHKLVDPKKNTSIFRSSANSLKLIYQKLYEPDSKKLKDKNISRVTNEIITKLSKGLYEQDAHVQGNSANALGALGIEVAKQESSVEKLTELWAGKKVEENVKRKVGSALVKIANNIEIYTRKQLFIPDDFNNSITHLKNAPDKITNDQKSYQYEELQLKHSLNKITYRQPSIIWEKIKKWNNQTNNLLLIIFILLILYPSLCSIILRFKPIWLINISEWLLSYKLSYPAILNGRAIKPGSILIFMFLFDLFRFHPRALDAWVKKYISEAKERFELWKTVEQRSTHIPVEATSHGKPVTITEILKETFESNRACLLIFGEGGTGKTSLACQVARWVMSGDCEKSPSKHLMLPVLIERDLQSSLLEAVEGTLKNLIDYGNRTISQELLEKLLEKQRILVIVDNFSGMSQNTRDLINPGIGSFCINALILTSRLDEEEKLGNITKTKLNPKPIQVNSLSSFMHSYLLHRGKVDNLSDIEFFDACKQISKMVGTRDINVLLVKLFADLIENKIENRRDLPNNIPDLMLQYLNQINQDVTRDKKVDDRKVHKDAKILAWECCRQTVKPFRPIPITIEDTLKALGGDDAENRLKYLKDLDIIQFIGAAQDQIGFVLDPLAEYLACLHLLKINGNNQELWHNLLQKLQQAADTEDAPESIQGFLLALRDCYFAKGKQANIPETIAKKLENLPKIGNG, from the coding sequence ATGAGTAAAAATACTAGCTTTTTCCCAACATTTTCTTTGAATATTGTTGCTCGTTTAGCAATTGTTTTGCTGTGTGTTTCGTCGTCTTTAATGATTGGTGATATTAGTTGGGGAACAAACTCCTGTCAGAAAAAAGATGTTAATACCCTGCTTAAGTGTTTGAGTCAAGATGATGAAATTTTAAGGGATGATGTTATTGAGCTATTGAAGCAAATTCGTAAGAGTGAGAATGCAGATCCTTTGTTGTTGGAAGCAGCTTTGACAAATAAAAAATTATTAGTACGAAGTGGTGTTAAGCAGGTTTTTGAAAATACTAACGAGGAAGTACCAGAACACTTAATAACTACTTTAAAGGATACAAAAGATGCAACAATCCGTCGCAGAGCGATTATATTATTGAGTCAGATAAATTGGAAAATGGAATCGAAATCTGACGAAATTATGAAGCAGTTAAGTCAAGATTTAAATAAGAATAAAACAGACGTAACTCTACTTCGTAATGCTACTTATACTATAGGAAAAATATACCAAGAACTTTATCAAAAGAATGTAACCGATGAAAATAGCAATACAGATACCAGTAAAATAATAATTCACTTAACTGAACTTTTGAAATTCTCAAACCCAAAATATAATAATGTAGTTCAGAATACTGCTGATGCTTTAGGGAAAATATGCCAATACAAAATAAAAAATATAAATCAGAATAAAGAAGAAGCACAACTATGTCAAGATGAAGTTATACAAGGATTAAATCATAAATTAGTTGACCCCAAAAAAAATACCAGTATATTTCGCTCTTCTGCTAACTCTTTAAAGCTAATATACCAAAAACTATATGAACCAGACAGTAAGAAATTAAAAGATAAAAATATCAGTAGAGTAACCAATGAAATAATAACAAAGCTGAGTAAAGGTTTGTATGAACAAGATGCTCACGTACAGGGTAATTCTGCAAATGCTTTAGGAGCATTGGGTATAGAAGTAGCTAAACAGGAATCATCAGTAGAAAAATTAACTGAACTTTGGGCTGGAAAAAAAGTAGAGGAAAATGTCAAAAGAAAGGTTGGTTCTGCTCTAGTAAAAATTGCTAATAATATTGAAATATACACGAGAAAACAATTATTCATTCCCGATGATTTTAACAATTCTATTACACACTTGAAAAATGCACCAGACAAAATTACAAACGATCAGAAGTCTTATCAATACGAAGAATTGCAATTAAAACACTCTTTGAATAAGATAACATACCGTCAGCCGAGTATTATTTGGGAAAAAATTAAAAAATGGAATAATCAAACTAATAATCTTTTGCTAATAATATTCATATTGTTAATATTGTACCCTTCACTATGTTCTATTATCCTGAGATTTAAACCAATATGGCTAATAAACATAAGTGAATGGCTATTATCCTACAAATTAAGTTATCCAGCAATATTAAATGGACGAGCAATAAAACCAGGGTCTATTTTGATATTCATGTTCCTATTTGATTTGTTCAGGTTCCATCCAAGAGCACTTGATGCGTGGGTAAAAAAATATATTTCTGAGGCTAAAGAACGCTTTGAATTATGGAAAACTGTAGAACAGCGTTCTACTCATATCCCAGTTGAAGCAACTTCCCATGGAAAGCCTGTAACTATCACTGAAATTTTAAAGGAGACATTTGAAAGCAATCGAGCTTGTTTACTCATATTTGGTGAAGGTGGTACTGGAAAAACTAGTTTGGCTTGTCAGGTTGCTAGGTGGGTTATGTCGGGAGACTGTGAAAAATCTCCTTCTAAGCATTTAATGCTACCAGTTTTGATTGAAAGAGACTTACAAAGCTCTTTACTCGAAGCAGTAGAGGGAACACTTAAAAATTTAATTGATTATGGCAACAGAACAATTTCCCAGGAATTACTAGAAAAACTCCTCGAAAAACAACGCATCTTGGTAATTGTGGATAATTTCTCAGGAATGAGCCAAAATACACGCGACTTAATCAACCCTGGTATTGGCAGTTTTTGCATAAATGCTTTGATTCTCACTTCCCGCTTAGATGAAGAAGAAAAACTCGGGAATATTACCAAAACTAAACTTAATCCCAAACCCATTCAGGTCAATAGTCTTTCTTCTTTTATGCATTCTTATCTCTTACATCGTGGTAAAGTAGATAATTTAAGCGATATTGAGTTTTTTGATGCTTGTAAGCAAATTTCCAAGATGGTTGGTACTCGTGACATCAATGTTCTACTAGTTAAGTTGTTTGCTGATTTGATTGAAAACAAAATTGAAAACAGAAGAGATTTACCTAATAACATTCCCGATTTAATGCTGCAATACCTCAACCAAATTAATCAGGATGTTACTAGAGATAAAAAAGTTGATGATAGAAAAGTTCATAAAGATGCAAAGATCCTGGCTTGGGAATGTTGTAGGCAGACTGTTAAACCATTTAGACCAATACCTATCACCATAGAAGACACTTTAAAAGCTTTAGGTGGTGACGACGCAGAAAACCGTCTCAAATATCTCAAAGATTTAGATATCATCCAATTCATCGGTGCAGCACAAGACCAAATCGGTTTTGTACTCGACCCCTTAGCGGAATATCTCGCCTGTTTACACTTACTAAAAATAAACGGTAATAACCAAGAATTGTGGCATAATTTGTTACAAAAATTACAACAAGCCGCAGATACCGAAGATGCACCAGAATCTATTCAAGGTTTTCTCTTAGCATTGCGAGATTGTTATTTCGCCAAAGGAAAACAAGCGAATATACCGGAAACTATTGCGAAAAAGCTTGAGAATTTACCTAAAATTGGTAATGGGTAA